Proteins encoded together in one Heliomicrobium undosum window:
- a CDS encoding MFS transporter, with product MKPIIVIALLTAACLIGDSMLYIVLSTHWQEAGLSSLWEVGVLLSINRLIRLPLNPFVGWLYKKISTRQGVLLAAALAFATTISYGLVKGFLPLLLIRCVWGLAWTFLRLGSYVVIVDCSTDANRGHCMGMFNGLYRLGSLVGMLAGGFIADCYGLSVTALIFGAITLLSIPAALIWVPTSTDKRTSGEENTSNKSVLWKNRMILRALLTGMLVAMIFQGMFTATLSYLVQAHNSAIINIAGFTLGAASLAGILQAIRWGWEPWLAPWVGKISDGRYGRGMVLIASLLLAICLFTLLPLDIPIIPWLLIVIGIQLAATALTTITDAIASDAASSSSKLLVLTAYSIAIDFGAAVGPFLGYLLNTFVQAYAAYWGAGVILLLLTLAWLALSRADRNILYPKT from the coding sequence ATGAAACCGATCATCGTCATCGCCCTGCTGACCGCCGCCTGCCTGATCGGCGACTCCATGCTATACATTGTCCTCTCGACCCATTGGCAAGAGGCTGGACTTAGCTCCTTATGGGAAGTCGGCGTTCTCTTATCCATCAATCGCTTGATCCGATTACCCTTGAATCCGTTTGTCGGTTGGCTATACAAAAAAATCAGCACCCGCCAAGGGGTGCTTCTCGCTGCTGCGCTGGCGTTTGCTACGACAATCTCCTATGGGCTTGTAAAAGGATTTCTCCCGTTGCTTCTGATCCGGTGCGTCTGGGGCTTGGCCTGGACCTTCCTGCGCTTGGGCTCCTATGTGGTTATTGTCGATTGCTCAACGGACGCGAATCGAGGCCATTGCATGGGGATGTTCAATGGTTTATATCGCTTGGGCAGTCTCGTCGGCATGCTCGCCGGCGGGTTCATTGCCGACTGTTACGGTTTATCCGTGACAGCCTTGATCTTCGGCGCGATCACGTTATTATCCATTCCGGCCGCTCTGATCTGGGTTCCCACTTCTACGGACAAGCGAACAAGCGGAGAAGAAAATACTTCGAATAAATCGGTGCTGTGGAAAAATCGAATGATCCTTCGGGCCTTACTCACTGGAATGCTGGTGGCCATGATCTTTCAAGGCATGTTCACGGCAACCCTGAGTTATCTGGTCCAAGCGCATAACTCCGCCATCATCAATATCGCTGGTTTTACCCTCGGGGCTGCATCTCTCGCAGGGATTCTACAAGCCATACGATGGGGGTGGGAACCCTGGTTAGCTCCTTGGGTTGGGAAAATATCGGATGGGCGTTATGGCCGGGGAATGGTCCTCATCGCATCATTGCTACTGGCGATTTGTCTATTTACCCTACTCCCTCTTGATATCCCGATTATCCCATGGTTGCTGATCGTCATCGGTATCCAACTGGCAGCAACCGCGCTGACCACGATTACTGATGCGATCGCTTCAGATGCAGCGTCATCTTCCTCGAAACTCCTCGTGCTGACCGCTTATTCGATCGCCATTGATTTTGGAGCCGCAGTTGGGCCGTTTCTTGGTTATCTGCTTAACACATTTGTACAAGCCTATGCGGCTTATTGGGGAGCGGGGGTCATACTGTTACTACTGACATTAGCTTGGCTTGCGCTGAGTAGAGCCGATAGAAACATACTTTACCCTAAAACTTAA
- a CDS encoding DEAD/DEAH box helicase, with amino-acid sequence MDNRGVASYGLGEEIVKALKSIGFKTLTEVQQQAIPLILRDKDIIVKSQTGSGKTAAFAIPLCEKMEIEQKNPQVLVLTPTRELAVQIKQDITNIGRFKKIRCAAVYGKHPIEFQKRELKQRVHAIVGTPGRTYDHIERKNFILDEIRYLVIDEADKMLDMGFIEQIEAIIKMLPPNRVTLLFSATMPEKIVAICDKYMRNPEKIEVKSKNPTADKIEQHYYEVYEEDKSSLLNKIIYTQRPESCIIFCNTREQVDAVFSKMKHKGYLCGSLHGGMEQRERLMTIQKFKRGEFRFLIATDVVARGIHIDDIALIINYDVPMECESYIHRIGRTGRAGNEGTALTFVTPREHRLLAEIEEYVQYKIPKRELPAMEEVESGKRIFEKSRNVKPKRKQDVSEYLNKEITRVRINAGKKTKMRPGDIMGALTSISGVGAGDVGIIDVQDTCSYVEILGGKGKLVLEALPTTKIKGKLQSIREVGHPSL; translated from the coding sequence ATGGACAATAGAGGCGTTGCATCCTACGGTCTTGGCGAAGAAATCGTAAAAGCCTTGAAAAGCATTGGATTTAAGACCCTGACAGAAGTACAGCAACAAGCGATTCCTTTGATTCTTCGCGATAAGGATATTATCGTTAAATCCCAGACAGGCAGTGGGAAGACAGCAGCCTTTGCCATTCCTCTTTGCGAAAAGATGGAGATAGAGCAAAAGAACCCCCAGGTGTTGGTTTTGACACCCACCAGAGAATTGGCCGTTCAGATCAAGCAGGATATCACCAATATAGGGAGATTCAAAAAGATCCGGTGCGCAGCCGTATATGGTAAGCATCCCATAGAATTTCAAAAACGAGAGTTAAAGCAGCGGGTCCACGCCATCGTAGGTACACCCGGCAGAACCTATGATCATATCGAAAGAAAAAATTTCATTCTGGATGAGATCCGGTATTTGGTGATTGATGAAGCGGATAAGATGCTGGATATGGGTTTTATCGAACAAATTGAAGCGATTATAAAAATGTTGCCCCCAAATCGGGTGACTCTGTTATTCTCCGCGACAATGCCGGAAAAAATCGTTGCCATATGTGACAAATACATGCGCAACCCTGAGAAAATCGAGGTAAAATCGAAAAATCCCACGGCCGATAAAATCGAGCAGCATTATTATGAAGTATACGAAGAAGATAAGAGTAGTCTTTTAAATAAGATTATCTACACCCAAAGACCGGAAAGTTGTATTATTTTCTGTAATACCCGGGAGCAGGTAGATGCAGTATTTAGCAAAATGAAGCATAAAGGCTATCTCTGCGGCAGCCTGCATGGAGGCATGGAACAGAGAGAGCGATTGATGACCATTCAAAAGTTCAAAAGAGGCGAATTCAGATTCCTTATTGCTACCGACGTGGTGGCACGAGGTATTCACATTGACGATATTGCCCTCATCATCAATTATGATGTTCCGATGGAATGTGAAAGCTATATTCATCGTATAGGTAGGACAGGCCGAGCAGGGAATGAAGGCACCGCCCTCACTTTCGTAACGCCCCGCGAGCATAGGTTATTAGCGGAGATAGAAGAATATGTACAGTATAAGATACCGAAGCGGGAACTGCCGGCCATGGAAGAAGTGGAAAGCGGGAAGCGGATTTTTGAGAAAAGCAGGAATGTAAAGCCAAAACGGAAACAGGATGTAAGTGAATATCTCAATAAAGAGATCACAAGAGTCCGGATCAATGCCGGAAAAAAGACGAAAATGAGACCGGGAGATATCATGGGTGCACTAACCAGTATTAGCGGTGTAGGTGCAGGGGATGTGGGGATTATCGATGTCCAGGACACTTGTTCATATGTTGAGATTCTCGGGGGGAAGGGAAAACTGGTTTTGGAAGCACTACCAACCACAAAGATAAAAGGGAAGCTGCAAAGTATCAGGGAAGTAGGTCATCCCAGTCTATAG
- a CDS encoding zinc ribbon domain-containing protein YjdM: protein MSALPNCPKCNSQYTYEDGDILICPECSHEWSIGLETEQNHETVVKDANGNVLRDGDSVSVIKDLKVKGSSSALKMGTKVKNIRLVEGDHNIDCYIDGFGAMKLKSEFVKKI, encoded by the coding sequence ATGAGTGCTTTGCCTAATTGCCCAAAATGTAATTCCCAGTACACGTATGAAGACGGGGATATCTTGATCTGCCCGGAATGCTCCCATGAGTGGTCGATAGGATTAGAAACCGAACAAAATCATGAGACAGTTGTCAAAGATGCAAATGGGAATGTATTGCGGGATGGTGATTCGGTAAGTGTAATTAAAGATCTTAAGGTAAAGGGAAGTTCTTCTGCTCTGAAGATGGGCACGAAGGTTAAGAACATACGGTTAGTTGAAGGTGATCACAATATTGATTGCTACATCGACGGTTTTGGAGCTATGAAGTTAAAATCTGAATTTGTTAAGAAGATATAA
- the rlmH gene encoding 23S rRNA (pseudouridine(1915)-N(3))-methyltransferase RlmH, with product MLHIRIVAVGKLKEKYLKEGLQEYTKRLGAYSRLEIIEVPDEKVPDKPSDTEAEIIKRKEGDRLLATAGEKDFIGVALDPRGEMWSTEDLAEQMRGWELYGPNLVVFFIGGTLGLSKEVHAACKAKWSLSRLTFPHQLVRLILLEQVYRGFKVNRGETYHR from the coding sequence ATGCTTCATATCCGTATTGTCGCCGTCGGGAAACTGAAAGAGAAGTACCTGAAAGAAGGCCTCCAGGAGTATACAAAACGCCTGGGGGCCTATTCCCGTTTGGAGATCATCGAGGTGCCCGACGAAAAGGTGCCGGACAAGCCATCCGACACGGAAGCGGAGATCATCAAGCGAAAAGAAGGCGACCGCCTGTTGGCGACCGCAGGAGAAAAGGACTTTATCGGCGTTGCACTCGATCCTCGTGGGGAGATGTGGTCGACGGAAGACCTGGCGGAACAGATGCGGGGATGGGAGTTGTATGGGCCGAACTTGGTGGTGTTCTTTATTGGGGGGACGTTGGGGCTCTCCAAGGAAGTCCATGCCGCTTGTAAGGCGAAGTGGTCTTTGTCGCGGTTGACCTTTCCTCATCAGTTGGTGCGGTTGATATTGCTGGAGCAGGTATATCGGGGGTTTAAGGTGAATCGGGGGGAGACGTATCATCGCTAA